DNA sequence from the Deltaproteobacteria bacterium HGW-Deltaproteobacteria-4 genome:
ACCGGCGGCTGACGCTCGGCTACTCCCTCCAGGCCGGAGACGGGCTGTTCATGGTCTCTCCCCACCTCGATGTCCTCGCCGGAACGAGCGGAATCATCAGTCTGGCGGTGGGGGGAAACACGGGCAATGCAAGTGGTGGCGCTGGTCTGCTGCGTTACGCCTTCAATCGCCGCCCCTTCAGCACCAGTTTCGAATATCAGTACGTTACTGATGGATGGCAGACATTATCCGAAACAACAACGACCGGAGCAGCGCTGCAGCAGCAGATACGGGGGACGATCGGCTGGGGAAGCCTGGCCGCCGGTTCGTTAACAATCAATGCCGCGCAGCGGGACTTCTACAACGGAACGACGCAGACCAGTCTCGGAGCGATTTATGGCCGCCGCCTCTTCAACATGGTGAGCTGCAATCTTTTTATTCAACAGACCCGCGATGAAAACAGCAATTTGTCGGCCTTCGCCATCCTGACCTATTCACCGCCAAACCGTCCCCAGACAGCGCTGCGCCTTGAAAAGCAGCCGGGGAGTGCAAGCCAGTCGGTCGATGTCCAGCGCAACGCCCCCGCCGGTGCCGGATATGGTTATCTGGCAACGGCAGGGCATCGCAGTGGGGACTCCGGCAGTGCGTCATATCTCGACGCCTCCGGGGAACATCGCAGCCGCTATCTTAACATCCGGGGGCGGGGCTATTTCGAGGGGGGCGACAGCGGTTCGGCCACGGCTTTTTCTCTGGGGGCAGCCGGGGCACTGACCTGGGTTGGCGGGCACATTAAGCCTTCGCGCCCGGTCGATGACAGCTTTACCCTGGTCCGGGTCGGAACGTTGCCGGAGGTAAAAGTCTATCGCAATGGCGAAGAGGTCGGGCGTACGGACGAGAATGGCCTGGCTCTTATTCCCGGCCTCACTTCTTACTTCGATAACCGCATCTCGATTGACGATACGGATATCCCTATCGATCATCGCATCACCAGCGTCGAGTATTACCTTTCCCCCCCGGCCCGGAGTGGCTCCTGTGTCGATTTTGATGTGGTGCGCAGTCAACCGGTCACCGGACATCTTTATCTCCGGCGCGGAGAGGACAGCCAGCCGGTTGAATTCCGCGAGGTCGAACTGCTGAACGCCGCAGGGCAAAGTTTGACCATACCGACCGGACGCGGCGGGGAATTCTATTTTACCCCCGATGACTTTCATGCCGCAGGCGGGACAAAGACGAAAATGAAGGGCTGCGAAGCGTTAATTAAACCGAAGGAAGGCGTCGCGCTCTCACCCCGCTATCGGGCCACCTTGTGGATCGATGACAAAGAACGCACTTTTGACCTTGAAGTTCCGGTCAGCGATGAACTATTTATCGACATGGGAAAGATTACCGTCGATGCCGAGCAGATGCAATAACTGTTCCATTGGCAAAAGGAGATTGTCATGCCAGCCCTTAGATTTTTTATTTTTCTGGTAGTCGGGTGCTTGAGTCTGATCGCTACCCCCGCCTGGTCGGCGGCGTGCCGGGTGAATGTGACGCCTCTGAGCTTCGGTTTTTACGATATATTTTTGCCGACAGCCAAAATGGCAACGGCCCAGGTGACGATCATCTGTAATCACAAAGGAGATTCGCCGGCAACCGTGCAGCTCACGCTCTCTGCCGGAAGTTCCGGCAATTTCGGCCAGCGGGGAATGATGGGGAGTGCCGGCGGAGCCCCTCTTTTCTACAATATCTACATCAGTGCCGGATTGTCGGAAGTGATCGGCGATGGTAGCAGTGGTTCGACAGCGCCCTCCTCGCTGGTGGACAGGACCGCCCCCTGGGTCGTCACGCTTTACGGCAGCATCCCCCCGCGGCAACCCGTCCTGGTCGGCACCTATACCGACAGCCTGATCGCTACCATCTATTACTGAAGAAGCTTTCCCTTCGCCTGCAGCCGTTTGTGCAAAGAACCGGGCGAGTAAAAAGAGTCTCTTGACGGGGCCGCTTTGGCGGATAGACTTGCAGACAGCGACCCTGAGATTTTTCGCAACGGAGGCTGACATGAATATTTTCGACTTCGCGATCAAGATGGAGCAGGACGGCAAAATTTATTACGAAAAAC
Encoded proteins:
- a CDS encoding SCPU domain-containing protein — encoded protein: MPALRFFIFLVVGCLSLIATPAWSAACRVNVTPLSFGFYDIFLPTAKMATAQVTIICNHKGDSPATVQLTLSAGSSGNFGQRGMMGSAGGAPLFYNIYISAGLSEVIGDGSSGSTAPSSLVDRTAPWVVTLYGSIPPRQPVLVGTYTDSLIATIYY